tttccaaaggtgggcattaactatgtaaaaagttaaagttaagttaaaacgtCAACTTGGGACACGTGTTTAACTTGGggcaaaaatattatcttttagttTTACCTTCATaactcaattattaattaatgtgatGCAAATATTCTGTTGTTatcttaacaatatttaaaatcactTTGGTAGTGATGCAGCATCAAATATGATACttaagtattcatttttattaattcatcttATGTTTAGTATCTATCGTTTTTAAAAAGTCCGAAAACTTACACTAATACTCATTGAATGaaacgttttatataaaaattgataataaaaaatatgttcagacatgtgttaaatttactagtccatattataaattattataatcatgcaCACATTTCTGTACATTGCGATTTACTTATTTAGTCCAACTTGGGCCACTATTATTCATCCATGGTCAAAGTTATAATTAGGATAAATTTAAACAAGTCCATTCTATCTAAACAAGACTaaactttatacaatttagtctaaatagtacctacagttatatttttaattttgtacagaTGGGTGAAAGTCTGAGaaaaattagtgaaaatttTAAGAACAagaatgtaattattatgtttatatgttaatatgttaatatatactcACTAGGTACAaagtatatttgttaaattcagAACATTGtctagaattttttaaaaatttagaatagTGCCCCAAGTtggtttaagtaaattataaaataagaaaaacatgAATGCCCCATGTTGTCAATATTCGGTACAACATGGGGCgagcagaaaaaaaataaaaaaaaaatagaaggaaTAATTGTTATGCTTCAAATgcaacaaaaatgaataaatcaaaccttaactaaaaaaaaatgatatattgaaAATACCTCTAGAttaattaatcttaaattatttacaatagaaTTTCAAAACTGCCCCAAGTTAGTTaactagttatttaattttcttattaacttatgaacttaactagtttaattgaaagttaattaacttaactttgctcagtttatttaaaaataatccatcaagttatattatttttaatttttgttgttaaggtgttatacttgaaatattaatactaaaataaaaataatccaatactataatattataaaaattacaaacatttctgttatttttatgataaaagaatcgtgttaatggatatatttaattagattaGATAGGCATAATAGTATATggatttaaatttctatttgataaaacaaatttatatttattaaattattaataagggtgtgttggtataatttaatatttaataaacatgtaaagtaaaataggtatttacacTGTACATTACAtcaaaagttcaataaaattgtttattataattttggaaattaGAAATAACACTTTGTCACTCTTTATGCGATCAACAtactaggtaattaaaaaatgtagattaactttttttaaactgattttgaagttaatatttttttccatattaacttttatcttattgagttaaattaataatttatcaactgttaacttttaacttatcgatattgtgtcctcttaacttaacttgagttaattattttcattaacttgcccccCTTTGCAATTTTTCATGATTGTCTTCTCTAATATAATCtctctaataattataagtaattcaTGCAAACAAGAAATTTCAGTTTATACTGTCTAAATAATTTGGCGTTTGATAAATGGTTTATGATTatacctttttaataatattttataaaggtaTACTATGAATACTTAAGTGGACGTTACACCGACACATTTTTtatctccatcttacaagtgccTAAGCCTAAcatctgttagtttaaaaattagaataaattgatgtcttgtaaaatttaaaggtaagattattaggtacctaggacATCTCATAGactttttgttgttttttaattttaaatcgagttatgagtattttaaaattgtatattgtttgtacatcttcaaataattatactcgctttaaaattaaaatataataaaaaccctATGAGACGCtctagatgataatattacctttaaattttataagacatCAATTCAATCTAGTTTTTTAACAGAGCTAAACGTAATCTgttgagcgtacaatttgctatgttaggcacttgtaagatggagacaataaATGTGTCAGTGTAACAACCTTTTCATTCTAGCACCGAAATTTATATTGAtcattaacatatattatttagtattatgttattgttattacttgtaGTACACAATtcgcttatttttatttatattattattgttgttcttttaataggtatttaagaataatattttgtaagttattTAATTGTGTTCCGTAtcatatttagattatttttaattattaatattttttttaagattttttattatttattaaatttatgttgttagttattagaatatttattactaGTATATTAGAGGtcataacttttattaaataaaactatataagctaacaatatctatataaattatttttgtgatgatttaatttaactattgttaattaaatgttcaactttttaagACAAATTAATAGAGtaataaatcaaacaaattaaatacagtataagtagttctatatatataaatatattaagcaaatttaaataagtttatgtatacctttttatatttagttttccGTCTTTAAATATATGATTCCATTCATCTTTTGGAATTATAAAGTCCCCTTCTTTGAAGTTACATTCATAATATTCTCCTTTAATGTTTAGAGGAGACACATTCTTAGAACCTCGTGGTAAAAGCTCCCCAGggcttttattaaaatgtctatcatTTAAACGTTTTAACGGACTCTTTATCGGACTAATAAATTTGTCTCTTGTTTTACCAGTGTTTCTGAGTAAATCAATTGAACTATTACATTCGAATAATGAAGTTCCAGTTATATTATCATGGAATAATTTTCTTCTAGGAGTTCCTGCAACATTTCTTTGAGTAGGAGTCACAAACACAAAATTTGACTCTTTAGGACTTTGTTCCAACAATACAGTATCATTAGAAGTGTCTAACATATTCTCTACACTGGACGAATAGATAGATGCAACTTCCATAATATCCTCATTTCTCTGTATCAacctaaaattgtataaagtttCATCAACAACAGATAACTGTTCTGCATTGGAACCACACATTACCTTTTCTTTAGGAGTTTTTTCATCTGTAATTAAATTTTCCACCTGTGATATTTTTCCCTTAATATCGCTGTTGCAATTGTGTGTTAATAGTTGATCATTAACACATTCCACAATATCAATAACTTCATTTCGTTTTGTAGGAGTGATAAATTCATCAACAATCGACTCCTCGAGATTTGGTTTCAACAATAAAGATCCATGATCAGTTATCTCCTTTACTGTTATACTTGTCTCCATTAACCTAGAACTTGACAAAAAATCATCACCAACAGACACCTGcccaatattttcatataacatTACCTTTTCAACTGGTGTTTTTACCTTTTTACTGTcctgtttaaaaatatgacgCAAAGCTGAATTTACTTTATCATGATTTTTCAATGCTTGTACTTTCCATTTATCGGCATTCCATACTAGTCCTAACCTCTTGCaaatttcaattacaatttCAGAATCTATGCGCTTCACTTCAAATGGTAGCTCATTCAGTACTGCCCTCACTTTGttagtgaaattttttttttctggttcaAACTGAttgtataatttcaatatatcaTTCCTCCTGTCTACTAGTATCTGAAATCAAAtatagtgtttattattataatatactaaaactgATGTACAAAATATGGTGGACATAGTGCCACCATCACAGTCCTACCAAGAAGTTAAGCTATTTAGGAtttgagtattttattatttatggaatTATCCCTAAACAATGTACATGTTAATTTGCATGTTGCAAAGTTGGAATTTGGGAGATTTAACTCAGTTTCAAATAAGCACAGAGTACAGACTTGTGTGGCTACATTTTTTTGACTCTTCAAACTGCCAATAAACAAGTGTAGctacataggtactaaaaaatgtataaataatacattctcAAAcagaacatttaatatataaaatattaaataacggaTATATTGAATTGTGGAACGCGATGCCGTTGTCGTGATAATACTTCCAAATTCTAgcagttataatacaaattgatttatcactgtatacggtatacctaggTAAACCTTAAAATGTTTAGACACAGCAGTGTCACATAATGTAAACATTACCatcataaagataaaatatgaaataaccaaCATTTAATAAATCGATGACAGCATAAATTGGTACTTATAGGTAACCTTAAAGGTTACTtataaacatagaaaaaatgattctgcgtaaatgcggtTTGTTCATGTCGCGCAttggccagagagagaaaacatagtgcgctgacatcctattaaacaaaataaagttttaaattatattacctacttttttcttatatcaataataattaatagtctacattattaataaaaagttattttcaggattacctattcatttaaaattatattaaatataattttaaatgattttaaaaatgtcttgaagaagaatttttttatgaaaaacaaaatagaaacgATTTTGTTTCCGTTTAGTAATTTTGTGGTCtgatttattttccaaaataaattaaaacggaatttttttctgACTTTTTTGGCGATAGAAGtcggtaataactaataattaataaccttagattatttaattattatgagtcACGACTAGTGATGTTCAGACTAGAATtcagaaattttatatttaagaaatttctataatttaaaaattaaagtgtattttttgatagaactctttttttttacttaggacgagtaaaaattagaaatattcattggattttgaatatattttataggctatagcataaatgcattattaaaattaaaccgcacaaattgattatattaatttaaatataattaataagtgttaatcattatatttttaatatttgtccgGTACCTAGTATATAAGTGGCATTCGCAAGTattgctattttatatttttatcacaatacaattaatgtaaataaaaatttcctaGTTGCATCAGTAGTGACgactattacatttttcaataataattatgctaaatattaaattcgtatGTTTCCTTAACAAATAgcattagtattaattataaccaattcaaatacttataattaatactaaataagtacctaacctaacctatttacataatattattataacctaatcCGTTATTGggattttgtcgaaaatcgggtttgcgtaaaaattcacgttttttcctcaatttttcatttgtttttcacggctcTTATGAAAACTACAAGGGAAATttatacttttgaccccccaaagtaccaactagattcactttcctatcagaaaaggtactattgaagaaaatcaaagcatttttactgtcctaaaaggtggcgacagacacaaaaaaaaaaatcaatacattcatcgcttcgctctGCAGAAATGTGAACTCGtcatgtataacaaaatataatataggcaatttcTGATTTCATATACGGataatcaaatacaaaaataacagtatatcgaaactaaaatataaaattagacaaGATACCGCTAGGACTTTCCCGGCaacatatagtttatacattatacgtacaGTCGTTACCAGATAAATTGAGCCAGCGGCGGCGGCGCGATAACGAAAAACCAAGAGTTTTTCGTGCTTGAACGTTGTTaccaaaaatatatcaataaaccAACAATATTGTcacacaacattttaaaactgattttacgttaaaatcaaatattctgataatattctaatattaaaattccgcCGCCGGCTCAAATTATCTGGCAACGGGTGTAATAccatgatattaaaataaagtttattatgtCATGTGTAATAACATTGAGTAcaaaatatagtacaatataatattatacaaatatacaatacgcaTGTTAATACGTAACAACTTACGACATGActtaatacactataatataaacatataatattgtaatttgtccCAGCTATACCCAGCTCCCTGCTAACAAACCAAAGTATTGAAGTACCTAACATTGAAGCATGCTGTTGCATGCAATTGTGtttttatacacttaaattataaatacagtataataatatgtaggtacaatactaAAGTTACTCATTAAGTGTTGTCGACTTACTCGTCTAATCCTTAATCGATTTTTCAAACATGTATTCTGATTAAAACATGCTTTGCAAGACTTAATGATGATATCATCACcagattttacatttttccacTGACAAGGAGTACATCCATTTTCTTTCAAAACGGCAATCAGCTTTTGAAggtttatttttgacattttaatgcttaaacatataagtataaaaaaattagtacctataatatagaaataagataatatacttataaaaaaatgaattggcTTTGtggtaaaaaatctaaaatttaaatgtgtgaaagtaaattaatataagagaCCTTTGCAGgaaaaaaagtgtttatataaaataaataagtataattaggAGAACAAATTgcgaaaacaaataattaatgtgtaggtatattatattatgttaaataattaccCGTAGTATATCACCAATCCGTCCAATTCCCGTGGTAATAttacctgtaaaatatttaaatatattttaaaaagtaaaaaggaTTGCTAAGTTAAATACACGGCCACACGGGTGATTCGAAAATGgtgtaaaatactaatattacgCTAGTAAATGTACGGCTGTAagacacaagtacacaacagaCGTGTTTGTTTGTTGACCGCTAACGATCAACGCACCGAATTTTCCGTAAAGCATATTTCACAATAACCCTCCGGCCCCCACCCCACGAAAACCATCATCTACATAAATAAAGAAATCTATAAATAGTTATGCTCATGgaaaatactgataataattaaatacaaaataaactatCGTATATAAAAAAGTACCAAGTTTACTAATCTATACATTGTTATGCTATGGAATATGGACTAAAAAAGGTATCCGTCGTGAGTCGTGACTCGCGACCGTCGTTTTTTCTATGGCGgctattgtaattatttgttatacagaAAATAAGCCGACGCGTCGCGACGTCGTTACCAAGGAAATACCTACGACATACGGGCGCATACCTGCACTCACCCATACACaaatgcacaataataatattatctaatcttATAGTGACAAATTTGATTTAGGTAGTATAATAGCATCATAGACGTGCGCAGACTTTCATTGCAGATGcagcatataaaattaaacagccCATTTTTTAACAATCGGCCAAATAAATGTCGAATAGTCAAAATGTCACTGCTAACCGAATtgcggaaaaaaaataataagggataatataaataatttaatatataataaattatatattaaaaataaaataaatattgtaggtatacctgttacgtatgttaaaaattgttattatataaaaactgtcTTATaccttaaaaatacaataaaaaatgtataaaaaaatattaacaataattaaatataaatagttgataggaataattttataaatataataggtataatataatataatattttataaattatatgatataaataaaattaatattgtgtattttataaaaattgtcttttaccCAATAGGTATTATACGGTATACTACCAAAAAGTCCGAGGTAAAAAAGtcctaggaaaaaaaatccgAGTAAAAAAGTCCGTGGTTAAAAAGTACGAGGTATAAAAAGTCATCGGTGAAAAAGTCCGAAACATAAAAAGTCCAGTacatataattaggtaaaaGGAAAAATACTATGTGATGCACAATCAAACTTCcgattagtattaatataaattgtaactaaattatttacctgaaaaaatttaaaaacttttttttttaaataattatttttttgacgaCAGTTAGTTAATTAAACTGATAAGTCATAATACTAGattgttttattatcattggattttagattctgagtgaaacgatgaatgtattgattttacaatgatgtgtgtttttttattttttattttttttttgtgtctgtgtacacgataagtagtcgaaataatgcttcgattttcgacttcagtatcttgttcgattggaaagtgaatatcgttggtgcattggggaggtcaaaatttaaaattcacagtacttttcaaaagcgccaagaaaaacaaaagaaaaattaaggaaaaacgggaatttttacgcaaaatcgatttttcagaaaatttaatttggttgtggtgttactttaaaacaaatgaccgtagatacatgaaattttcactggttgtttatatttgcattttctatacacgataccattttcaaaatattttgatttattttgaactgtttagggacattttaatttttcatttttttttagttttttttctaggaatatcaataaaattttattcgttggtcAAAAatgcttgacaatttaatagaaggctcctagtatattgtttcaaaggcagatgaaaaatattaaaaatcgttagtcacagtttttttttataagcatttaaagttcaaaaattgacaaaatatggaaaaatcacgaaaattatcaaattattttgagttaagaattcgtaaaaatttttctttttaaatctaagattttaaaatgtaacacaagattccttataagattatctaactttatcaaaaaaaaaatgtctataagaaagtcaaattaaatttttatgagcgtttgaaattcaaatttttacaacattggatattcactcgattttctacatgtagcgatttccttattttattgtaattcaaaaaccgaaatgactgtaaaaacttgaaaatttcactgaaatgtttatattagcatttatacatacgataaaatttttgaaaagtaatttgactctttttaagctgttaAACGGACATTGTatgttttcaattgttttagttttttttttctataaatatcaattaagttttatctattgggccttaaagtgtaaaaaattaatacagggctcctgatacattgttacaatagcagttgaaaaatattacaaatacataggcacaattattttttataagtatttgaagttaaaatcttgacaaaatttaccaaatttaaaattgaataattattttgtagttaaaaatttataaaatgttcaacttttatatctaaggattgaacatttaaaacaagattccacgtaaatatttaattctgttaccaaaaattctaagaaatacataagcacagtttatttttatagtcattttaagttcaaatttggccaaaagtacatattaaaaaaccaagaataactattttagttattttgttttgattgtataatattatttgtgggtacttgaaacctctaaagtatactattatatatctatgatagtaccactgtttgttgttgatgtataacgcattacctaatggatatcgtgatatgattaatttggaatttattattgatacctattataggtcaattttttttaatactatagataagtatacatataacaggtatgtctaatacctagtctgacaaaccatctccgctctgaatcgttttccttatacagtgatattaaatcattgaattcaaatttaatactatccattatatagtgacccacttgtaacctactgtacagcagagcgacatccacttacccacctttttaaaagaTGTTTCTTGAAAAGTATAGCTGATGAGTTGCGCGAGTaactcatatcataatattataaattggtacGAAATTTACTTGATtacgtatgtaatatattttgaacttacTACTTTCTCACTTTAAATTACACGTAAATTCTAAACCAAAAGGCTAAATAGTGTTAAATGTACTAAATAGAATCGATTCCGTACactttgattaatttaaaataaacaatcaaaaaaGGTACAGTTCGTCTGATtcaagttattttatgttactaattaattattataatatgaacttttGGTTTATTTCTCAATATAACTATGAGGtttgaacaaaaattaaggagCTGTGTGAAACTACTTACTGCTAGCAAACATAAAACTCTGCGTGTTGTATTTAACTGTTATTGTTTGTGCGTTAACTAGGTAATCATTAAAAGCGAAACCCTGTAATTTCCAGGAGATTGAAATAAAGTGGCACGTTAATactatatgatgataataagcCTTCCGTTTCTTCCCGTACCTACCAATAATCGGCAACCTTTGAAAGTATATACAATGACcgtattggtatattattttcgcacacatattatatgccATCTTGGAAAAATGGTTTcatgaataaaacataaaatccaGTGAGTTTCGTATAAAGTCTTTAATATTTGGTCCCTCGACAGCACCCCGTGAAACGTCCAACCAACAATCGAACAgatgttatcattttttttttttaattttgaagggttttcatgtttttgttgtattaatgctcatataatattatgccggaCAAAGTATTATCGCTTGCAGCTggttttattttggttttacaaataataatacaatgcacGTTTTTTGActggaaaacttttttttacttataagtattaagtatggTTTGTTTGGGCAAGGTTACCAGGCATCGATTTATCGGCTGTTGAAGTCACCAGcgtttaattacctatacacaCGAATTCGAAGTTAATCGTGCACGACGTATCGGATCGAATCCGAGCATGGTTGTTTTTACGTGTAAGGAAAATTCAAATCCAACGCCCGACAGTATTTGGGTGATCTACCGCCGAGAGTCTGCTAACCTTCGAcgtattgtattacaataataataaattattagtaacgAATGCCGTGCAAAAGCGCAACTATAGCCTGAAATCCAATCATCTATTGTGCTTTGTGTGCCTCAAGGCTCAAGCCACAGTCGCCACTGGTCGATACCGTGTAACCACGGCACAGACCTTTCGATtggtttacctaataatatatagatatattacatGTTAATATAGTGTTCAATATAagttaactatatataatatataatattatgtcgctTACATGGCACACGTTGACCACTCATTAGCATGCCCTCAGACCATCAAACAACCTCGTAAGCCTCCCGAAATCATCAAGTGCTCTCCCGTCCCGTCGTCTGTCTAATGTCAGAAATGTCGGTAAGCCGAAATTCGGTCACCgtatacgaataaaataaatgtccatCACATAACCAGTGCGCCGCGGGGACGACCGTACCAAGAAATGCAATTTGTGAAGCACGAGTAACCCCTACGAACTTCGATTAATTATCATAGAATAGGCATACTATACGTCACTATACGTCATCACCGTAGGTTacgcttaaaattaataacaactaacgtattatattataagatattatattatacaacacaccTTGAGAGGTTCAACCTATAGACTACGTATATTAacttacaaatacaatattattatctgaacTTCAAGCAACCAGTACAAGTGTAATGATAACTATCGTCACGTTTTTTACGACAGcgttaaatttctatttttcataactgcagcttaataataatattcttacaggTTTTATATGTCTAAAATCCTATCGCTATGCGATTTGACTAGTGGCCAAGTTGTCAcgtgttgtaatttaattaagttttctTCCATCTACCTGAAGCGATAAATTGgcttttcatatatttttttcttgtaccGCAGTCAAATATTTTCTGTCGTATTATTGATACGTTATACGTTCTTATTTTTCATCTCATATATTCtgcatacaattatttcaaGGTCCGATtttagtattgaatatttttccCTCGCGCCTTTTTgactaaatatgttttttaaaacttttattttataaaactgatGAGGCAGATATCTGTTATACCCTATTAAATAGTGAGTCATATGAAATGGAACACTAATTTACTGATCGTAACGTATTTACCAGCTACTTTGAATATGAAACgcttttgttaaatttaatcgGTGAATGGCATTTTTACCAATGAGATTAATTTATCGATGGTTATACAATAGTTACAATTTAATACCGTCataaaatactttacaacattgattttcatattttttatgacaaaaaaaaccCAGACTCAATTTGatcataaaatgtgtattaaaca
This portion of the Acyrthosiphon pisum isolate AL4f chromosome A1, pea_aphid_22Mar2018_4r6ur, whole genome shotgun sequence genome encodes:
- the LOC115033528 gene encoding uncharacterized protein LOC115033528 translates to MSKINLQKLIAVLKENGCTPCQWKNVKSGDDIIIKSCKACFNQNTCLKNRLRIRRILVDRRNDILKLYNQFEPEKKNFTNKVRAVLNELPFEVKRIDSEIVIEICKRLGLVWNADKWKVQALKNHDKVNSALRHIFKQDSKKVKTPVEKVMLYENIGQVSVGDDFLSSSRLMETSITVKEITDHGSLLLKPNLEESIVDEFITPTKRNEVIDIVECVNDQLLTHNCNSDIKGKISQVENLITDEKTPKEKVMCGSNAEQLSVVDETLYNFRLIQRNEDIMEVASIYSSSVENMLDTSNDTVLLEQSPKESNFVFVTPTQRNVAGTPRRKLFHDNITGTSLFECNSSIDLLRNTGKTRDKFISPIKSPLKRLNDRHFNKSPGELLPRGSKNVSPLNIKGEYYECNFKEGDFIIPKDEWNHIFKDGKLNIKRYPGVIRKHLQEVNNTCILYIKKLEYIKTEKSMKLKMYCKHGDCKKLKLHILCTGEEAVVEVYSTSKNFNHKPDARYTTQIRGAERKIIAEKIKEKSAFKYRQECVLSVSPVKLINCGNLQTIKSPSMLRKLNSEQQLKGDFNQNDHFDVVLMAKEHPWLNMKVPESIEESFNVTWASQQQLAIVQNLFKQGVLTTIHVDSTGSVVRPPQNSTKRTIYYYACVVRIGKIETVCPITDMVSATHDRETVTEWLKCFKDLIIAKDPSIWPPFKNVVTDFSWAFMHGISKAWNGKETIFEYLDMCHRILTGRETLSSSTVVITSCTNHYVKNILNHVKRYYPDDEKTAFYIARCVGLVFEMNNYEEIKHWFELLSTMILSDKSTETCKAASMEMKSYLQKNHGLG